The following proteins come from a genomic window of Limnohabitans sp. 103DPR2:
- a CDS encoding response regulator transcription factor, whose amino-acid sequence MSKPFRISILTNDLARTDLELSHLREQGYIVETYQAVGNLQLAQPLPDLFIIDTTSLDQFNLVTQIRHLSPHVGVLVTIPLTNQEGRVQAFLAGADNYLVRPYEVEELLAIVGSLKRRLGWVN is encoded by the coding sequence ATGTCCAAGCCATTTAGGATTTCCATTCTGACCAATGATCTGGCCAGGACTGATTTGGAGCTTTCTCATTTACGAGAGCAAGGCTACATCGTCGAGACGTATCAGGCCGTCGGCAATCTGCAGTTGGCACAGCCATTGCCTGACCTGTTCATCATCGACACCACCAGCCTTGATCAATTTAACTTGGTGACTCAAATACGCCACTTGTCGCCACATGTGGGTGTGCTGGTAACGATACCGCTTACGAATCAAGAAGGACGAGTTCAAGCATTCTTAGCAGGAGCAGATAACTACCTCGTCAGACCCTATGAGGTTGAAGAGCTGCTGGCCATTGTGGGGAGCTTGAAGAGAAGGCTTGGTTGGGTTAATTAG
- a CDS encoding response regulator transcription factor: MSKPFRISILTNDLARTDLELSHLREQGYIVETYQAVGNLQLAQPFPDLFIIDTTSLDQFNLVTQIRHLSPHVGVLVTIPLTNQEGRVQAFLAGADNYLVRPYEVEELLAIVGSLKRRLGWIK; the protein is encoded by the coding sequence GATCTGGCCAGGACTGATTTGGAGCTTTCTCATTTACGAGAGCAAGGCTACATCGTCGAGACGTATCAGGCCGTCGGCAATCTGCAGTTGGCACAGCCATTCCCTGACCTGTTCATCATCGACACCACCAGCCTTGATCAATTTAACTTGGTGACTCAAATACGTCACTTGTCGCCACATGTGGGTGTGCTGGTAACGATACCGCTTACGAATCAAGAAGGACGAGTTCAAGCATTCTTAGCAGGAGCAGATAACTACCTCGTCAGACCCTATGAGGTTGAAGAGCTGCTGGCCATTGTGGGGAGCTTGAAGAGAAGGCTTGGTTGGATTAAATAA
- a CDS encoding DUF6447 family protein, with protein MPIIKIDNKDYDSDSLSTEAKQQLQMLFITEQEINRLQAQLAIAQTARISYANALKSALPVGDTIKFS; from the coding sequence ATGCCCATCATCAAAATCGACAACAAAGACTACGACTCTGACTCCCTGAGTACAGAAGCCAAGCAACAGCTTCAAATGCTCTTCATCACTGAGCAAGAGATCAACCGCCTACAAGCCCAACTGGCCATCGCTCAAACAGCCCGAATCTCCTACGCCAACGCTCTCAAAAGTGCTCTTCCCGTTGGAGACACCATCAAGTTCTCTTGA